Proteins encoded in a region of the Brevefilum fermentans genome:
- the corA gene encoding magnesium/cobalt transporter CorA: protein MRILIEKDGKTMVESADLDDVRAALKDQETLLWVDLDGAAPDESRQVLTQVFDFHPLSVDDALVEIHVPKIDDWGSYLYTTLVAIRPDRPLDDIDKSIELDVFVGANYIVTCHQEPVAAIDLVWNNLLHNEAQLQRGSKFILYQLIDALVDEYMQMIDYLDAQVDEIEDTVIIKPDKKMLEDIFSIKRSLLNLRRIVSPQREVLNKLSRGDFEIVSQKERMYFRDLYDHLVRVHEIIESLRDMVSGALDTYLSVVNNQLSNIMKTLTIITTLFMPLSFLTGFFGMNFFSASGQLNHLTSSVSFFLAMAVMVFLPILMFLWMRRRDWM from the coding sequence ATGCGCATCCTGATAGAAAAAGACGGCAAGACAATGGTTGAATCGGCAGACCTGGATGACGTGCGCGCTGCGCTCAAGGACCAGGAAACCCTTCTCTGGGTTGACCTGGACGGCGCTGCCCCCGACGAAAGTCGCCAGGTCTTGACGCAGGTCTTCGACTTTCACCCCCTGTCCGTCGATGATGCTCTGGTAGAAATCCACGTGCCCAAAATCGACGACTGGGGCTCGTACCTGTATACCACCCTGGTCGCAATCCGCCCCGACCGCCCGCTGGATGATATTGATAAATCAATCGAACTGGACGTGTTTGTCGGCGCGAATTACATCGTCACCTGCCACCAGGAGCCGGTAGCGGCAATCGATCTGGTGTGGAACAACCTCCTGCACAACGAAGCCCAGCTGCAACGCGGCAGCAAATTCATCCTTTACCAGCTCATCGATGCGCTGGTGGATGAATACATGCAAATGATCGACTACTTGGATGCGCAAGTCGATGAGATTGAAGACACGGTGATTATTAAACCGGATAAAAAAATGCTGGAGGATATCTTCTCCATCAAGCGTTCTTTGCTCAACCTGCGGCGGATTGTATCACCGCAGCGAGAGGTGCTGAATAAGCTCTCACGCGGCGATTTTGAAATCGTCAGCCAGAAGGAACGCATGTATTTCAGAGACCTTTATGACCATCTTGTGCGAGTGCACGAGATCATCGAAAGCCTGCGCGACATGGTCAGCGGCGCGCTGGATACCTATTTATCCGTGGTCAATAACCAGCTCAGCAACATCATGAAAACGCTGACCATCATCACCACCCTGTTTATGCCGCTGTCATTTCTGACCGGTTTTTTCGGCATGAACTTCTTTTCCGCCAGCGGTCAACTCAACCACCTGACCAGCAGCGTCAGCTTTTTCCTGGCTATGGCGGTGATGGTCTTCCTTCCGATTCTGATGTTTTTGTGGATGCGCCGTCGCGATTGGATGTGA
- a CDS encoding magnesium transporter CorA family protein, with protein MRILIQKDGNLMPESTDLDAVRSALEDPEVLVWVDLYHDAPDKSRQVLSEVFNFHPLSIDDALEEIHVPKIDDWGDYLYLSLVAVRANQPLDDITKSIELDVFLGSNFIVTYHQESYPAVDVVWTRLLRNESHQQNSKFILYQIIDELANEYMKMVNRLDARVVEIEGVLIQKPDKELLEEVFSIKRSLLNLRRIVVPQSVVLNKLSLGDFEIVEQKERMYFRDVYDHLIRVHEVIEILREFVNSVLDIYLSVVNNQLNNTIKILTIITTLVMLFSFLNEFFGMNIFTHGAQISQWVSTISVALFLIVLAFLLVIILLRMRRRDWM; from the coding sequence ATGCGCATCCTGATACAAAAAGATGGGAATCTAATGCCTGAATCGACCGATCTGGATGCCGTCCGGTCGGCACTTGAAGATCCAGAAGTGCTTGTCTGGGTTGATCTTTATCACGATGCCCCTGACAAGAGCCGACAGGTGCTTTCGGAGGTATTTAATTTCCACCCACTCTCGATCGATGACGCCCTGGAGGAAATCCACGTTCCCAAAATCGATGATTGGGGGGATTACCTGTATCTATCCTTGGTGGCTGTCAGGGCAAATCAACCCCTTGACGATATCACAAAATCCATCGAATTGGATGTGTTTCTCGGCTCGAATTTCATCGTCACCTACCACCAGGAAAGTTATCCTGCTGTGGACGTGGTGTGGACCAGGCTCCTGCGCAATGAAAGCCACCAGCAAAACAGTAAATTTATCCTGTACCAGATCATCGATGAACTGGCAAATGAATACATGAAAATGGTCAACCGGCTGGATGCGCGTGTTGTAGAAATTGAAGGCGTGCTCATTCAAAAACCAGATAAAGAATTGCTGGAAGAAGTGTTCTCCATCAAGCGTTCCCTCCTCAATTTGCGCCGGATTGTTGTCCCGCAAAGCGTGGTATTGAACAAACTCTCCCTTGGTGATTTTGAGATTGTCGAGCAAAAAGAGCGCATGTATTTCAGGGATGTGTACGATCATCTCATACGGGTGCACGAAGTCATCGAAATTCTGCGGGAATTCGTCAACAGCGTTCTGGACATCTATTTGTCCGTGGTCAATAACCAGTTGAATAACACCATAAAAATTCTAACCATCATTACTACGCTGGTTATGTTGTTTTCATTCCTCAACGAGTTTTTTGGGATGAATATTTTTACCCACGGAGCGCAAATCAGCCAATGGGTCAGCACGATCAGCGTGGCGTTGTTCTTGATTGTGCTGGCTTTTCTTCTGGTGATTATTCTCTTGCGGATGCGCCGCCGTGACTGGATGTAA
- a CDS encoding VIT1/CCC1 transporter family protein — MELSPEIRKEILKAQRIEITEYHVYHKIAKTLPNEDNRHIVEKIGDDEKRHYEVWKGHTKKEVKPSRFQIWLYTTISHIFGYTFGLKLMELGEEKAQVNYEKISEEVPDALWILKEENDHENQLLGMLDEESLLYAGSVVLGLNDALVELTGALAGLTFAFRDVKIIALSGLITGIAASLSMASSEYLSTRSEETKKDPVRAAITTGIAYIITVTLLILPYLLLNNEIISLAIALTTSVLIIAIFNFYLSVAKDLPFGKHFLEMAGLSLGVAAFSFVIGILIRNWFGIEV; from the coding sequence ATGGAACTATCACCTGAAATTCGAAAAGAAATCCTTAAAGCCCAGCGTATTGAGATAACCGAATACCATGTCTATCACAAAATTGCCAAAACGCTCCCGAATGAAGACAATCGCCATATCGTCGAGAAAATTGGCGACGACGAGAAACGGCATTATGAAGTTTGGAAAGGGCACACCAAAAAAGAGGTCAAACCCAGCCGCTTCCAAATTTGGCTGTACACCACCATCAGCCACATTTTTGGCTATACCTTTGGTTTAAAATTGATGGAACTGGGCGAAGAAAAAGCCCAGGTCAACTACGAGAAGATCTCTGAAGAAGTTCCCGATGCGCTTTGGATCCTCAAAGAGGAAAATGATCACGAAAACCAGCTCCTCGGCATGCTGGATGAGGAATCGCTGCTGTATGCCGGCTCGGTCGTGCTGGGCTTGAACGACGCTCTGGTGGAGCTGACCGGTGCGCTGGCAGGGCTGACCTTTGCCTTCCGTGACGTGAAGATCATCGCCCTTTCGGGGTTGATCACCGGCATTGCCGCATCGCTCTCGATGGCTTCCTCCGAGTATCTTTCCACCCGCTCCGAAGAAACCAAAAAAGATCCCGTCCGTGCCGCCATTACCACCGGGATTGCCTACATTATTACCGTGACGTTGTTGATCCTGCCCTATTTGCTGCTGAACAATGAGATCATCAGCCTGGCCATTGCGCTGACAACCTCGGTGTTGATCATCGCCATATTTAACTTCTACTTATCCGTTGCCAAGGATCTTCCCTTTGGGAAACATTTCCTCGAGATGGCGGGATTAAGCCTGGGTGTGGCTGCTTTCAGCTTTGTGATTGGGATACTGATCCGCAACTGGTTTGGGATTGAAGTGTAA
- a CDS encoding class I SAM-dependent methyltransferase, whose protein sequence is MNDPLNPKKEPIAQAAYNQFAEAYAALVETKAHNAYYERPATLSLLPEVRGWRVLDAGCGPGVYAQILLAQGAQVVALDVNPKMVALARARLGEEARVIQASLEDPLNFFEAESFDLVIAPLVMDYVRDWGLTFSEFQRILKPGGILVFSIEHPVMKYFDFIEKSNYFQVEQVSYTWKGFGPPVEVPTFRRSLTEVFNPLIDAGFNIDRVLEPLPTEAFKAAQPEDYEKLLREPGFMCIRAVRR, encoded by the coding sequence ATGAATGATCCTTTAAACCCTAAAAAAGAACCGATTGCACAAGCCGCTTACAACCAGTTTGCAGAAGCTTATGCAGCCCTGGTTGAAACCAAAGCACATAATGCCTATTATGAGCGACCAGCGACGCTTTCGCTATTGCCGGAGGTGCGCGGCTGGCGGGTGTTAGACGCAGGCTGCGGTCCTGGTGTTTATGCGCAGATCCTGCTTGCACAGGGTGCACAGGTGGTTGCTCTGGATGTCAACCCAAAGATGGTGGCGCTGGCTCGCGCCCGCCTTGGCGAGGAGGCGCGGGTTATTCAAGCCAGCCTCGAGGATCCATTGAACTTTTTTGAAGCAGAATCCTTTGACCTGGTGATAGCGCCCCTGGTTATGGACTATGTGCGCGATTGGGGCTTAACTTTCAGCGAGTTTCAACGGATTTTAAAGCCGGGCGGAATACTGGTGTTTTCCATTGAGCACCCGGTGATGAAGTATTTTGATTTCATTGAGAAGAGCAACTACTTCCAGGTTGAGCAAGTCTCCTATACCTGGAAAGGATTTGGACCACCGGTGGAAGTGCCAACCTTCCGACGCTCGCTGACGGAGGTGTTCAACCCGCTAATTGACGCAGGCTTTAACATCGACCGGGTGCTGGAGCCCCTGCCGACGGAGGCATTTAAAGCAGCACAACCGGAGGATTACGAGAAGCTCTTGCGAGAACCCGGTTTTATGTGCATCCGGGCTGTGCGTAGATAA
- a CDS encoding AbrB/MazE/SpoVT family DNA-binding domain-containing protein, producing the protein MNALTTISSKYQIMIPRQMREQFNLQPGQKVMFIPYKNTIRLVIVPPIQDARGIFKGINTEDFREEIDEER; encoded by the coding sequence ATGAATGCTTTAACCACTATTTCCAGCAAATATCAGATCATGATCCCGCGCCAGATGCGCGAACAATTCAACTTACAGCCCGGGCAAAAGGTGATGTTCATCCCCTACAAAAACACCATTCGTTTGGTCATTGTCCCGCCAATTCAAGATGCACGCGGAATTTTCAAGGGCATCAACACCGAGGATTTTCGTGAAGAAATCGATGAGGAACGCTAA
- a CDS encoding type II toxin-antitoxin system VapC family toxin — MNLVDSSGWIEYFTAGANADFFAEPIQDVENLLVPTICIYEVFKRLLAERDEDAALLSVGLMSYGREAEVNRTIAIEAALISRELKLAMADSIILATARAHNAILWTQDEHFKAIDGVQFIAKKKSR, encoded by the coding sequence ATGAATCTCGTCGATTCCTCAGGTTGGATTGAATATTTCACTGCAGGCGCTAATGCCGATTTTTTCGCCGAACCCATTCAAGATGTAGAGAACTTATTGGTTCCAACGATTTGCATTTACGAAGTTTTTAAAAGATTGCTGGCTGAACGGGATGAAGATGCCGCTTTGCTCTCGGTAGGGTTGATGTCCTATGGGCGAGAGGCGGAGGTGAATCGCACCATCGCAATCGAGGCAGCCTTAATCTCACGGGAATTGAAACTCGCCATGGCAGACAGCATCATCCTTGCCACTGCCCGCGCTCACAATGCGATTTTATGGACCCAGGATGAACACTTTAAAGCGATCGATGGGGTCCAGTTCATTGCAAAGAAAAAGTCGCGTTGA